A single region of the Thermoplasmata archaeon genome encodes:
- the argB gene encoding acetylglutamate kinase, producing MDNLYVLKFGGNAIRGKEAMMRLAKEISQMMSQGAKVILVHGGGPEISEEMERRGLKPKKVAGIRVTDADGLEVAEKVLSNLNNDVVGCLTEAGVKAIGMPGYHCTLCVRKAPVKVVEDGKEITVDVGLVGEVSECDPNVLLDLLENEIVPVIYPIGKDKDGKKLNVNADTMVAGIAAAVPCKEMIAITDVPGILMDVNDPGSKLDKVTLKDIDDLIEKGVISGGMIPKVDACRKAILAGVSEVRMVNGTDPECIVADVMKEGSLHGTIIVR from the coding sequence ATGGATAACCTGTATGTCCTGAAGTTCGGAGGCAACGCCATCCGCGGAAAGGAGGCGATGATGCGCCTGGCTAAGGAGATATCACAGATGATGTCGCAGGGCGCCAAGGTCATCCTGGTCCACGGCGGAGGCCCTGAGATCTCGGAGGAGATGGAAAGGAGGGGGCTGAAACCGAAGAAGGTAGCAGGGATAAGGGTAACGGACGCTGACGGTCTGGAGGTTGCCGAGAAGGTGCTCTCCAATCTGAACAATGATGTGGTGGGATGCCTGACGGAGGCCGGTGTGAAGGCCATAGGCATGCCCGGATACCATTGCACCCTCTGCGTGAGGAAGGCTCCCGTGAAGGTCGTCGAGGACGGCAAGGAGATCACGGTTGACGTCGGACTCGTGGGTGAAGTGTCCGAATGCGACCCGAATGTCCTGCTGGACCTTCTGGAGAATGAAATAGTCCCCGTGATCTATCCTATTGGTAAGGACAAGGACGGAAAGAAACTGAATGTGAACGCCGACACGATGGTGGCGGGAATCGCCGCAGCGGTTCCATGCAAGGAGATGATCGCGATAACGGATGTCCCCGGGATACTCATGGACGTGAACGACCCCGGTTCCAAGCTGGACAAGGTGACGCTGAAGGACATCGACGATCTGATCGAGAAGGGAGTGATTTCCGGAGGTATGATCCCCAAGGTGGATGCCTGCCGCAAAGCGATACTCGCAGGAGTGAGCGAGGTCCGTATGGTGAACGGAACCGATCCGGAATGCATCGTGGCGGATGTGATGAAGGAGGGTAGCCTCCACGGAACAATCATAGTGAGATGA